The Sander vitreus isolate 19-12246 chromosome 24, sanVit1, whole genome shotgun sequence genome segment GTTGCCGTCAGTTTGTTGCAGACATGCTGAAGTAAAGTACCTTTACAACAACTACAATTACAACAGAATGTGAATGCTAGTTTTATAATTCGTCCTTTAATTACTGCGTGTTTGTTCTGCAACGGCCTCTGCCCAATGTCACCCACCAGGTCACAGAGTGCTGCAGGTTATCAGGCAATAAAAATTGCCACCCAGATGACATATTAATGAATATTGTCCTTGGTACATCTTAACTAGATCTCAAAGTCCTGCCGCCTGCTGAAGGACATCTCAATGCCACAGCAACCGTAACGCCAGTCtgccataacctccctaacttagCATATCATTTACTGCAATTAACAGCAGGCGGTGTCTTTAGTGTCTCTTCCAACTGCTGAAAGTGCATTGTGTCTTCAGAAAGTTTGACTTTGAGAACAAAAAAGGGGCAACAGTGATTCAATGTCATGTATTGATGATCTTCAGGAATGATAAACTATTGGGCAGTAGTAAAACAGTAATAACAGCGTAGGTGGGTCCCTATGGAGCCCATAAAGCCAATACGTTAATCATTAATGCACCATCAGACAATTAACCGAGGCGTCAAAGTCCAGCTAAAAGACGGTGACTATTCCCATAGCAACTTAATGCAGCAGATGATTTGATAACATGTGACGAAGTCCgtgacagaaaatgttaaatacaGACCCATGTGCATGTGCAGCATTAAAGCTAGTGAAGAAATTTTCCTCAACCGGTTTCAAAAGAAGTGCTGacaaacagtcaaaaaaaagcaacagGGGTGTGGGGCATGTGCAGCACAGCACATTTGGCATGTCATAATGCAAAACGTTGGCAGTCGAGATAAAACCGTGCAATTACATCCATTTTCTCCACCGACcgtaaaaaaatgtaactgtaaagagACTCTATGAACATCAAGTTCATATATTAACAGGCCAGGACTCCCCATTCCTAATGGTCAAATTACTACTATGTAAATGTGATATTTCATTTAGTACTTATATATATACTCCAAGCAGTGGATGTGAAGGGACTCAGTTCGTCTATTAACTGCTTCTATTAAGGTTTTGAGTGGCATATTAgtataataatttaattaaagTATATATATGCTCAAAGCAGTGGATGTGAAACATTAAACTTTAAAAGGTCAGTGTAAACATGTACTTACATAATATAATGGGACACTGTCACTGAGTGGTATGAACTGATTCCCTcaaccattcattcattcattcactatGGACTAACAGTAGCTGAGACAAAAAGCTGCCATCTATTAAAGGAAATGTGCTTTTACTACAGATCATAAATAGGAGTCtgctttaaaacaaataacCATAGTATTCATAAAACCAGCCAACGTTAAATCATATGATCATAATTGCAGTCTGATATTTTTCCTTCCACTCCATGTAATAATAACGAATACAATCAGATGGCTACAACATGACTTGCCTGCCATGTATACATATGAAGTTAACTAATTCCATTTTGTGAGGATGTAGCAAGCGGTGCagtttttaaagcaacactttcGACAATCAATTCATCCAACAAGTTCATTTTGCTAGCACCGAGTGATGTGAGTTCAGCTCTGGAAGGGTGGGCTCCACCTAAATGTCAAAACACACAAGCAAAATTCTTGGGAGCAAACATCAGTGTATCAGTTGGGTGACATTGATTCAGCTGGATGGACTGTTTGCTCGCGGCAAACTGTTTGAACCACGCAGACCTCggaggtcgtctgggacaggtctgctgcAACCTGAACTAACGTGAAGAAGAAGGGTTCAGTTTGTATACACCACATATCTgtcagaaaactgcaggtctgctgcaactcttgCCTTGTCTTGGATGAGTCCATACCTTACCGAGCTAACTGCGGCTTAGCTCTTGCGTTTGGCTGCAAATGTTCAATCATCAGCCGACTCTAGTTTTACTTGAATGATAATGTTAAGGGCATTACAGGACATTTTTTAATCCTCAAAGGAGATAATAGCTGCGGTTTTAAAATGACAGGGATTTTAGCTTGTTTTACGCAATGTCTCTcaatatctctctttctctctctctctctctgtctccatagGATGATCACAAGTTAACCTTGGATGAACTTCACAGAAAATATGGAACCGACCTAACCAGAGTGTGtattctgcgtgtgtgtgtgtgtgtgtgtgtgtgtgtgtgtgtgtgtgtgtgtgtgtgtgtgtgtgtgtgtgtgagagtgtgtgtgtgtgtgtgtgtgtgtgtgtgtgtgtgtgtgtgtgtgtgtgtgtgtgtgtgtgtgtgtgtgtgtgtgtgagccactGATAAGCCCAGAGGCCAGGGAAGATCTTACTATGCACAGACACAATTTCCACCATTATATTGTGTTACAGACTTGCAAAGTAGTGAAGAGACAGAACATTTTAACATTCTCATTGTGTGGGGAAATtattttaaagggtcagtttaaCCAAATTACTGAAACTCCAGTGGTGTCTGGCTATGCAGATAGTATTGGTTTACCTTTTGAGATCTCTGCCTTCAccactatacatatatatatatatatatatatatatatatatatatatatatatatacatataaaatgaAGACTATCTGCATGGCTGATTACCATTAGAGGCAGGAGAGAAAATGTTGTGATGTGgttgaactgaccctttaacgAGTCAATGAATGTCACATTATACAAAAAGCTGtaacacaaaatgtaatttttatgtTTTGACCATGGTCTTCATCAcgctgaggacacacacacacacacacacacagaatcccATTACACAACCCTATACAGCCTTAAACTGGCCAAATGCTTGACTGATGCAGATTATCCACTGAAATCTGATCAGTTGGCCCCAAAACAAAGACTTCATTCAGACAGGAACACTGGTCTCATTGACCCTACCAACAAGAAAAAAATGCTGCTTTCATTCCTGGTACAACACGCCCCCCCTGCCCCAAAGAGACCTTCAGTCACACTCTTAATTCTTCTCCATGTCTTTTACACTGTAAGAACATAGTTACCCAGTTGAAGTAATAGTGGTGTATCTGTTTACCAAATAAAACAGTTCAGCAGGAAACATGTCATTCCTTCATAGTTTTTCCCTCCAGTAAATGAGGACAAAGCTGTGGAGTCTGTCAAACCTGTATTTTTATGTCTATTTTTTAGGGTCTTACCAACACCAGAGCAAAAGAGATCCTGGCCAGAGATGGCCCAAACGCCCTCACGCCTCCTCCCACAACGCCTGAATGGGTCAAGTTCTGTAAACAGGTAAAAGTCACTTCTTCTGAGTTGAAATACCTGTTCGGGACTGTGCAACATTTTCCATGCAAAACAGAAACCTATTTTGcatgttcacattttagaaatgcAAATTCACTTTGATTGGTTGCAGAGGGTAAAACCAGTAAAGTTATGTAAACTTGAATGTTGTTTAATCTCGTTTCCAGCTGTTTGGTGGTTTCTCCATGCTGCTGTGGATTGGTGCGATCCTCTGCTTCCTCGCTTACAGTATCCAGGCTGTCTCAGAAGATGAACCGGCCAACGATAATGTAAGGAGGTCTTTGTTAGTGTATGATATTAATTAAAGAATTAATAGCACCAAAAAATGAACGGACTAAAATTCTTTTCTCTCTCGCTGTAGTTGTACCTGGGTGTGGTGCTTTCCGCTGTCGTCATCATCACTGGTTGCTTCTCCTACTACCAAGAGGCCAAGAGTTCCAAGATCATGGACTCCTTCAAGAACCTGGTCCCACAGGTGATTTCCTCTTGACTCTTCTACCTTCATATCTATGTCACAACTTTTTGAAACAGAAAACAGCATCAATGAAACGCTCATTTAGTTGCAATTATTTACAAAATGGCTAAAAATGTTGCTCATATCATATTTAAGACAGTGACTAATGATAGAATATCAAGAAGGATCCATATTGCTTCATCAGCATTACCACACTGATGACTCATTTTTCCATTTATCATCTGGTTTCTTGCTAATGGGAATAAAACCATCTATAATTATGTTGAGAAATTGCCCTGAAAAACCATATATTTCATCCTGATTCTCGTAGCAAGCCCTGGTCATCCGTGACGGCGAGAAGAAGAGCATCAACGCTGAGGAGGTGGTGGTCGGAGATTTGGTGGAGGTGAAAGGTGGAGACAGGATCCCCGCTGATCTTAGAGTCGTCTCTGCTCACGGCTGCAAGGTCCGTACCTGAAAGACTTGTTATTAATCTCCCTTATGGAGCAGTGGCTTCAAACAGCACTTAAGATAATACATATGTATGCATTATTCCTGTGTTCCTGAGTATTTAAAGTTGCTGTATGTAGGATTGCAAAGATCCAGGAcgtagccaaaaaatgtgaacatcaacaacttctcagtgcCTCCCCACTACCtctgaaaaagcccaaaacggtctcctaagccccttctcccacaagggagaatgaatgcgtgtgcatgaactctgattgacacgcagttagacaccccccctggccatgattggtgcatctgaacagtgagcgatggatttttgcaaatcgcactacaggctgtaggtggtgccagaggagccagattcttttttaaattacccgcttcatgtagttctactcaaacacAGGGTTAGTTAGGGTTacggttagagttagggttagggttcatgtgtcatgacagtgtcatgtgctcatgacagtgtcatgtcgctcttatgtagataccttcaagtaaagtgttaccgacaAAATTATAGCTGCTCCGCAGCAATGGTCAGGGCTGAGCACTTTGAGgtggaaaaggaaaaagtgGTCGATGGAAAAGAAGAGGGTTGGTGAGTGGTGCGTAGGGGATTTCAACTCCGAACCCCTCGCTCTGAAAGCCAATATCAACCTTGTTAAGCTACAGCTCCTCTTAGAACCCACTGTTTTTCCAATCCACACAGCATAATGCCAGAACACACAGTGGCATGTTAACCTAGGACACAAACTAATGAGCTGATCAATTCAGACAGGTGTGTTGATGCAGAGACACATATACAACATGTAGGGAAGGTGTCCACAGCACAATGGCTGATAAGGTGTAAGAGGGTCACGTCATAACACTGGGGGCTTGAGCTCACAACCAGTGGGTCTGAAGGCAAGTGCTGAACTTTTGCGTGAGCTATTGGGCAGGCAATGTCTCAAATGGCTTCATGTCATTAAGTAGACAATGTGAAGAATTGCATAGAAATGCAGGAatttaaaatactgtacatcattACAAAATTCTGAGGGTTTGTGTACTTTGTCTAGACAACATAGATATGCTTGTAGTATTTTATTAAGTCAACCCGGGTTGAATACCATGACTTAACTGGAACTGATTGCTAATTTGAATCAGGTGTGTTGACGCAAAGACACATATCAAACGTGCAGGGCAGTTGTCCACAGCACAATGCCTGATTAGATATAGTATGCTCATCTTGTAACACCTTGTACTCAAACTCAGAGCCTTTGTTGCCGTAGGCAGGTGCTGATCTCAGGGAGCTGTTATCTGGGTGATGACGCAACTGGCTTCACGACATTGAGTAGACAATGGGAATTCTGAACTACTGTCAAAGTTCATTTCTCACTCGAAAATTCAAAGAATTAGCATGTATGGAACATGGATTTCttaggaagaagaagaataatacTGGCAAAAACAATACAGTCCCGCAGATTTGCTGCTCGGCCCCTAATTAATCATGATGTACTCACACCATATCAGTAAGTCATGGTCAAAGTTGCTTAATATCTGACGGGAAATAGTGTGTGGCATATTAAGCATCAGCTTACTTCATTTTAATCACtttcttaaatgtttttcttccttttgactgactcaaaatcaaaatcacatcatcatcacatcacCCAAATGTGTCATCCTCTATTTTCCTACTTTTGTCCAagaccaacaacaacaattatTTCACATTGTCCTGTAGACATCATGTCACTTTCACTTCTCTGGATATCTTTGGTATTTCATTCTTgctttactttttactccttCAGGTGGACAACTCCTCTCTGACTGGTGAATCTGAGCCTCAGACTCGTACTCCCGACTTCTCCAACGACAACCCTTTGGAAACCAGGAACATTGCTTTCTTCTCCACCAACTGTGTTGAAGGTAGAGAACTAACAAATAGCAGACAACACAGAAGTTGTGTAGACTTTTCAAAAGATTAAAGTAAACTCCAAGTtagaaggaaattaaacttaaaaaagATTTCATGAACTACAAAGGTTATAAAAGGGCTGGGAAATGTATAGAGACAATGAAGTTGATGGTAAAGAAAGTAGAAGCTACCCCATATTTTTACgtctgtcatttttatcacTCAAAAAATCTCTGGCTCTGTCCAGGTACTGCCAGAGGAGTCGTCATCAACACCGGAGACCGTACTGTCATGGGCCGTATCGCCTGCCTGGCTTCCAGCCTGGAGGGTGGCAAAACTCCCATTGCCAAAGAGATTGAGCACTTCATCCACATCATTACGGGCGTGGCCGTCTTCCTGGGTGTTTCCTTCTTCATCCTCTCACTCATCCTTGGGTATGGCTGGCTGGAGGCCGTCATCTTCCTCATCGGTATCATTGTTGCCAACGTGCCAGAAGGTCTCCTGGCTACTGTCACTGTGAGTTTTTCTGCCCGAGTCTCATTCTCTCATTCGTTGATGCAAATAcggatataataaaaaaaaaaagaaagataataTAGCTATAAAcactttatttctgtctctAGGTGTGTCTGACCCTGACTGCTAAGCGTATGGCAAAGAAGAACTGCCTGGTGAAGAACTTGGAAGCTGTCGAGACCCTGGGCTCCACCTCCACTATTTGCTCAGACAAGACCGGCACCCTGACCCAGAACAGGATGACCGTGGCCCACATGTGGTTCGACAACCAGATCCACGAGGCCGACACCACAGAGAACCAGAGTGGAGCCTCCTTTGACAGGAGCTCTGCGACCTGGGCTGCCCTGGCCAGAATTGCCGGACTCTGCAACCGTGCCGTCTTCCTGGCAGAGCAGACCAACGTCCCCATCCTGAAGGTGAAAAGCTTGTAATAATAAACGTAATATCTGATCACCACAAAAGACTCAACTCACCAGTGGAGGAAAATACCAACAACATTTGCCTTTGGTGTAACGCCATATTttgtaaaagagaaaaataaataaattcccCTTATCAACTTATAGAATATCTTTCCTCCTCCTAAAACGTGTTGTCGAATTGGATACAATACCTAGATGAATCCAGAGATGCAGTGACTGCAGGGAGGTGACTTGGCAAGAAACAGTTTGGATCCAACAAAATCAAATGCCGCCAGACTGCACTACAAATCTTTATAAAAAAGCCCTTAACATAattattttcagaaatatatAGCTACAGCTATAGGAAGAGGTGGCCCATTGATTTATTTCTAAATGAGTGACAAGTTTTTCTCAAACTGCACAATGGGAACAGGATGAAATAAGGCAGAATAATTGTTAAccaattataataatataaagaaTGGCCAATATTTTCCACAATTTCAGTCAAAATCCAACTCTTTGTCCTTTGCTTAAATCCTCAGAGAGATGTAGCCGGTGACGCCTCAGAAGCTGCCTTGCTGAAGTGTATTGAGCTGTGCTGTGGATCCGTTTGCGGCATGAGAGAAAAATACCCCAATATTGCTGAGATCCCCTTCAACTCCACCAACAAATACCAGGTAAACAATCCACAGAGTTCCCCATAGCTTTCAAATTTGACATGTATATGGAAAAGGTTCAACCTGTCTAAGAGAGGCGAAATCATGCAGATTTCAATTGTTGCAAGGTTGCAAACACAGCATTGTAAGACAATACTTGCAGTGGTATCGGAGGGAAATGTTGATTTACGCCCTCTAGGGGTTGGGTCATTTCTCTATCAACCACTTTTTGATGAATGAGTACTAGcatagtttaaaataaaaatttaatTGAGACAAGgttttaaaatacagtttttccCTTGTCCAAAAGCTCTCCATTCACAAGAATGCAACTCCCGGAGAGACCAAGCACCTGCTGGTGATGAAAGGTGCCCCAGAGAGGATTTTGGACCGCTGCTCCACCATCATGATGAACGGCAAGGAGCAGCCTCTGGACGAAGAGCTGAAAGACGCTTTCCAGAATGCCTACGTTGAGCTGGGAGGACTTGGAGAGAGAGTTCTGGGTACAACATAGCTCCATTCTACAGCTACATCGCTATTTCTTTAACTAGTGTGTCGAGAAACAGTCATCTTTGAACTCATGAAGAGCATTTTCTTCCCATCTTACTCAGGTTTCTGCCATTTCAACCTGCCTGATGACCAGTTCCCAGAGGGCTTCGATTTTGACGCTGATGAGGTGAACTTCCCCACTGAAAACCTGTGCTTCATCGGCCTCATGTCCATGATCGACCCTCCTCGTGCTGCTGTGCCTGATGCTGTCGGTAAATGCAGGAGCGCTGGAATCAAGGTATGTAACTGTTCTTTTCAggtgtacagtacatgtatctATCATCTCAAGACCAAAACCGCAATCACGTTCAGTGTTAATACTTAACTTCTTCTCCCTTAGGTTATCATGGTCACAGGTGACCATCCCATCACAGCCAAGGCTATTGCTAAAGGTGTGGGTATCATCTCTGAAGGCAACGAGACAGTTGAAGACATTGCTGCCCGACTGAATGTACCAGTCTCTGAAGTCAACCCCAGGTCAGTACACTTACAAAAGCTTAGTTCTGAGTGTTCTGGTTGCAGATGAACACCATGCTTAAAATGATTGTCATGAGCAGGAGCTGAAATCTTCCTTCTAAACATGTCTCTTCTTCCGTGGCAGTTCTTCCTAatacttgtatttagaggtgGGGGGAATCGATACAGCTTAGTATTGCGATATTTTCCCTGGCAATACTGTATACAATACACGGATGCCAAGTATctatcttttattatataaattggcacatgagaatttaactttttggtactagaataataaaacaaagaaatgtatctttttagataaaaatgTTGTCAAAGACATGATTTGAAGTTGAAACAtgggtaataaattgcaatatgtcgcagaatatcgcaatatgtttaaaattgctataatatcgtatcgtgacataagtattatGATAATACCTtatcgtggggcctctggtgattcccgcCCCTACTTGTACTAATAGAGCAACATTAAATCAGCGTTGGCAATCAAGGCTCTGAAATCTACTCAGCCAAAAAGGCTTTTAACATTAATTCACTGGAGGCAAATACATCTCGGGTGTCTCTGAGCTGGTGGCCTAACTTTTCTTCATCAGCCAGTTTAGTCTGTTCAGATCACAGTCACGCTGCAGAAATACTCTTCCCCAAACACGTGCATTAAAAATACTGTCATCCTAGGCAGAATCCTCATGCAGGAAATTCCTGTTGGATAATCCCTTAGCATTCCACGTCCTTTTTCTAGAGGGGTAGGGGTGGGAAACAGGGAATGTTTAGGGGTTTAGGTCAACAGTAAGTTCCACAAATTATATAGTGGTATATATAATTTGAAAGCTGGGACCCCAAGGCTTAATTTGACATGCAGCTTAGAATCTTGTGTCAAGTTTTTCTAGTCATGAatcagaaatttaaaaaaaaaaagaattgtgaaATGTATAATGGCTTAGTACATTATGATATGACTTCATGATGGACATTCCCATGCTCGCTCATGTCTCATAAGTTGTTCCATTTGTTACACAGATTTGGTGCACTATTGTTTAACCATTTTTTACCACTTAAGAATTGATAAAAATGGTCCAAATTGAGGAACACCATGGGCCTTGAGGAACACCATGGATTATTCCACTGATGATATTTATATTATTGGTATTATACACGTTGTAGTTGGAGATTTCTGCAAGGATTGCATTTTCCAGCGTTAGATGGGGATCACTTCTTTTCAGGAAACTGCAGGAAACCCCTTTATGGTCAATATACCTATGAAAGCTGTATCTCTTCTAAATTCCCTAGTTCTCTAGCTGGTGGTTGTAAAGTTCCACACTGTGATTATTCTAAAGATGACAAGCTAGCATGCCATGGTTGGTTCCACTGAATTCTCTGTTTGGagtctagtttcatatgataccaaAATCCTTAATTTTATCTTTAAATCTGAGCCTGCTAAAAATAATACACTATCCTGTACCCTGGGACTGATAAAATGTCATTGTCataaacatgtatttgtgtTCTAATGTTTTAGCAAATCCTGAAGATGTAGAGCACTTTTTTCAAGATGTCGCTTTTTGCTGATGATGCCATACTTTTCTTCAATGGGTGTCTTTTTCAAAAATTATTTCCTGTTTCtatatgattttctttttgtattgtgCTGATTATACCCCAGTCTCAAAAACAGAATGTGAGATTGCAACTGTTGTCCTAATGCTGCTTTGATTTCCTCTCCAGGGATGCCAAGGCCTGCGTTATCCACGGGGGTGAGCTGAAAGACATGAGCCCAGAGCTGCTTGACGATGTGCTAAAACACCACACTGAAATCGTCTTCGCCAGAACTTCCCCTCAGCAGAAACTTATCATTGTGGAAGGTTGCCAGAGACAGGTTAGCGTCAAAGAAAATTTAAGACAATTTCACAGCTAAAAGCATAAAAGCTTTCAGAAATGTAGTCCTAgaattaaacataaatattgcAGTGGACATCCTAacacttctttctttctctctgcagggAGCCATTGTGGCCGTGACAGGTGATGGTGTAAACGACTCTCCAGCTCTGAAGAAGGCCGACATTGGTGTCGCCATGGGGATCGCTGGATCTGACGTCTCCAAGCAGGCTGCTGACATGATTCTGCTCGACGACAACTTTGCCTCCATTGTTACTGGCGTGGAAGAAGGTAAGACTTACACCAAGGCTTATACCTGCAGAAATGTGGAATACAGACTGCAAAAAGCATCATCGTAAGCTCTTGATTTTACTTGCAATATACATTTCTTAATTTCTTTTGTCAGGCCGTCTGATCTTTGACAACTTGAAGAAGTCCATCGCCTACACTCTAACCAGTAACATCCCTGAGATTTcacccttcctcctcttcatcatcgcCAACATCCCTCTGCCCCTGGGAACCGTCACCATTCTCTGTATTGACCTGGGAACTGACATGGTGAGCTCTTATTtctaaataaagttttttttatcatgggAAAATAGTTACAAACTCAAATGTGGGGGGCCAAGCGATTGACAATACTTAATTTACTTATTTTCTTAAATACCTTTTTTGTTAACTTATTGTATCCCAGGTCCCTGCCATCTCCCTGGCTTATGAAGAAGCTGAGAGTGACATCATGAAGAGACAGCCAAGAAACCCCAAAACTGACAAactggtgaatgaaaggctcaTCAGCATAGCCTACGGACAGATCGGTAAGCGTACCTAATGGTATCTAAATGATATTTAGATGTTGCAACAAATGATTGTTgttattttgttgcttttctaaaatgttgaacCTTGAACCAAAgtgctcttcttctccgttaGGTATGATGCAGGCCGTGGCTGGCTTCTTCACATACTTTGTGATCCTGGCTGAAAATGGTTTCCTCCCCATGGACCTGCTGGGGATCAGAATGGGTTGGGATGACAAATATGTAAATGACCTGGAAGACAGCTACGGACAGCAGTGGGTCAGTAATGCTCATGCTAAACGAATGGTATAGTTCATTCACATTTTGAAGGGaagaacagaagaagaaaatgagctaaccttttttaatgttgtattCACCAGACATACGAGCGCAGAAAGATCGTGGAGTTCACGTGTCACACAGCTTTCTTCACCAGTATTGTGGTGGTCCAGTGGGCCGATCTGATCATCTGTAAGACCAGGAGGAACTCCATCCTGCAACAAGGAATGAAGTATGTATAAAGACATAGAAGACCTTTAAAGTACAGACAGTGACTTCCAAACATATGTTTTCTTACACGATAAATTCAAGCAGGGTACTTTTGTAGTCTGACCTTTCTGTACACGTCACAAGTGTCAATAACATGAGAGTGAATTGTTTACGTATAATTAGAATTATTTTGGGATCCAGATATTTCTTTGGGGTTTATATTTATAGCATCAAGAGTTGTCATTATAACATTAACATCATAGTGTAGATTAGAATGATATTAGGTTCATAAAAGTAACACATATTAGTTGAATTGTTCTAACAGTGTTGACTCTTTGCTTCCACAGGAACCGTGTCCTCATCTTTGGTCTATTTGAGGAGACAGCTCTGGCTGCCTTCCTGTCATATTGCCCGGGCATGGACGTTGCCCTCAGAATGTATCCTCTCAAGtgagtaaaacacacacacacaaccttatATACACGTACTATGATTTTTCACTTATAAATTATACTGAATTTACACAAATTAGAACAAAAATGGTCTAATTTTtaatggaaatgtttttttcttttcatgtagGCAGGCGAATCTATGAGCACAATATGCATTACGTTTATCCTCATTAAAATAGTAATCCAtgaaatccttttttttctgttaatttACTGACATTTACTGCACTTAAGTCTTCTTGCCAATCAGTGCAGCCGGTGTGTAAACACTGTTTTCCTTCTATTTCCCGATGATGAAGTTTAAGTCAGTGCTGTTTTAGCTTCATTATCTTGTTAAAAAAAGGTGGATATTACCTAGTGTCACTGATACATTTCAAAGGCAGAATGAAGCCGAAGCGCGACTGTAACAATCTTCCCACCAGAGACGAATAGAAAGCAGTAAAAGCAAGTTTGACTCATTCGCTCAGGAAGTTTCACAAGCAGCTGAAATCTCCTCGTTATTGTttgaatgtaaatggactgcatttatatagcgcttgtcttgtcttaacgactactcaaagtgcttttcCATAGCACAGGCACCATTCCCCGTTCacgcacacatttac includes the following:
- the LOC144513007 gene encoding sodium/potassium-transporting ATPase subunit alpha-1; the encoded protein is MGLGRGKDEYKLAATSDGGDKKTKKAQAKKDMDDLKKEVDLDDHKLTLDELHRKYGTDLTRGLTNTRAKEILARDGPNALTPPPTTPEWVKFCKQLFGGFSMLLWIGAILCFLAYSIQAVSEDEPANDNLYLGVVLSAVVIITGCFSYYQEAKSSKIMDSFKNLVPQQALVIRDGEKKSINAEEVVVGDLVEVKGGDRIPADLRVVSAHGCKVDNSSLTGESEPQTRTPDFSNDNPLETRNIAFFSTNCVEGTARGVVINTGDRTVMGRIACLASSLEGGKTPIAKEIEHFIHIITGVAVFLGVSFFILSLILGYGWLEAVIFLIGIIVANVPEGLLATVTVCLTLTAKRMAKKNCLVKNLEAVETLGSTSTICSDKTGTLTQNRMTVAHMWFDNQIHEADTTENQSGASFDRSSATWAALARIAGLCNRAVFLAEQTNVPILKRDVAGDASEAALLKCIELCCGSVCGMREKYPNIAEIPFNSTNKYQLSIHKNATPGETKHLLVMKGAPERILDRCSTIMMNGKEQPLDEELKDAFQNAYVELGGLGERVLGFCHFNLPDDQFPEGFDFDADEVNFPTENLCFIGLMSMIDPPRAAVPDAVGKCRSAGIKVIMVTGDHPITAKAIAKGVGIISEGNETVEDIAARLNVPVSEVNPRDAKACVIHGGELKDMSPELLDDVLKHHTEIVFARTSPQQKLIIVEGCQRQGAIVAVTGDGVNDSPALKKADIGVAMGIAGSDVSKQAADMILLDDNFASIVTGVEEGRLIFDNLKKSIAYTLTSNIPEISPFLLFIIANIPLPLGTVTILCIDLGTDMVPAISLAYEEAESDIMKRQPRNPKTDKLVNERLISIAYGQIGMMQAVAGFFTYFVILAENGFLPMDLLGIRMGWDDKYVNDLEDSYGQQWTYERRKIVEFTCHTAFFTSIVVVQWADLIICKTRRNSILQQGMKNRVLIFGLFEETALAAFLSYCPGMDVALRMYPLKPSWWFCAFPYSLLIFLYDEARRYILRRNPGGWVEQETYY